A stretch of Thermodesulfobacteriota bacterium DNA encodes these proteins:
- the rplE gene encoding 50S ribosomal protein L5, whose product MARLKDFYMKEIMPALMKEFNYRNPMEVPKLEKIVINMGLGEAIQNIKLLDSATSELSLIIGQKPIITRAKKSIASFKLREGVPIGCMVTLRRERMYEFFDRLVNIALPRVRDFKGVSGKSFDGRGNYSLGIKEHIIFPEIDYDKIDKIKGMNVVIVTTAKTDEEAKSLLSLLGVPFRD is encoded by the coding sequence ATGGCAAGGTTAAAAGACTTTTACATGAAAGAGATAATGCCAGCTTTAATGAAAGAGTTTAACTACAGGAACCCGATGGAGGTCCCTAAACTTGAAAAGATAGTAATAAATATGGGGCTGGGGGAGGCTATTCAGAATATCAAATTGCTGGATTCTGCGACTTCTGAGCTGTCTTTAATAATCGGTCAAAAGCCTATTATTACCAGGGCTAAAAAGTCTATTGCTTCATTTAAGCTGAGGGAAGGTGTTCCTATCGGTTGTATGGTAACTTTAAGAAGGGAAAGGATGTATGAATTCTTCGATAGATTAGTCAATATAGCCCTTCCTAGAGTTAGGGATTTTAAAGGTGTAAGTGGAAAATCTTTTGACGGAAGAGGCAATTATTCTTTAGGAATAAAAGAACATATTATATTTCCTGAGATTGATTATGATAAAATTGACAAAATAAAAGGTATGAATGTGGTTATTGTTACTACAGCCAAGACCGATGAAGAAGCTAAATCTCTGCTGAGTTTATTAGGGGTACCTTTTAGGGATTAG
- the rplN gene encoding 50S ribosomal protein L14 has translation MIQMQTVLNVADNSGAKKLFCIKVLGGTRRRYASLGDIIVVSVKEAIPNSKVKKGNVSRAVVVRTVKEVRRKDGSYIKFDDNSAVLINPQNEPIGTRIFGPVARELRAKKFMKIVSLAPEVL, from the coding sequence ATGATTCAGATGCAGACAGTGCTCAATGTGGCAGATAATTCTGGGGCAAAAAAGTTATTCTGTATTAAAGTGTTGGGTGGAACCAGAAGGAGATATGCCAGTCTTGGTGATATTATTGTGGTTTCAGTGAAGGAGGCTATTCCGAACTCAAAGGTTAAAAAAGGTAATGTATCCAGGGCTGTAGTTGTTCGCACTGTTAAAGAGGTAAGGAGAAAAGACGGCTCCTATATAAAATTTGATGATAATTCAGCAGTGCTTATTAATCCCCAAAATGAACCAATTGGAACTAGGATTTTCGGTCCTGTTGCTAGAGAACTCAGGGCTAAAAAATTTATGAAGATTGTATCATTAGCTCCAGAGGTGCTGTGA
- the rplR gene encoding 50S ribosomal protein L18, which translates to MALRKLKELSRIKRKKRIRKKIRGTSERPRLCVFRSSKHIYAQVIDDTTGRTITSASTLSKEIRDGLKDSGNIEAAKKVGELIAKNSLDRDIKKVVFDRNGYLYHGKVKALALLAREKGLEF; encoded by the coding sequence ATGGCTTTGAGAAAATTGAAAGAGTTGTCCAGAATAAAACGTAAAAAACGGATCAGAAAAAAGATAAGAGGAACCAGTGAGAGACCCAGACTCTGTGTATTTCGATCCTCTAAACATATCTATGCCCAGGTAATCGATGATACTACTGGGAGAACTATAACGTCAGCTTCTACTTTGAGTAAAGAGATTAGGGATGGGTTGAAAGACTCTGGGAATATAGAAGCGGCTAAAAAGGTTGGGGAATTAATAGCTAAAAATTCCCTGGATAGGGATATAAAAAAAGTGGTGTTTGATAGAAATGGCTATTTGTATCATGGCAAGGTTAAAGCTTTGGCTCTTTTGGCTAGAGAAAAGGGGCTAGAATTTTAG
- a CDS encoding type Z 30S ribosomal protein S14: MAKKSLVIKAKKPKKFKVRGYNRCPICGRARGYYRKFNMCRICLRNYALKGDIPGTVKSSW; the protein is encoded by the coding sequence GTGGCCAAAAAATCTTTGGTTATAAAGGCTAAAAAACCTAAGAAGTTCAAAGTTAGAGGATACAATCGTTGTCCCATTTGTGGGAGGGCTAGAGGGTACTATAGGAAGTTTAATATGTGTCGCATATGTCTTCGTAATTATGCATTGAAAGGTGACATACCAGGAACCGTCAAATCTAGCTGGTAA
- the rplO gene encoding 50S ribosomal protein L15 translates to MRLNELKPSTRFKKRKKRVGRGQGSGHGQTACKGSKGQRSRSGRSTPPGFEGGQMPLKRRLPKRGFTNIFKKRYVLINVRDLNIFEEGAVVDDKALIEYGLIKGSYDGIKVLGNGEISYPLTVKVHRYSKPAKDKIEAVGGKIEVV, encoded by the coding sequence ATGAGACTTAATGAATTGAAGCCTTCTACCAGGTTTAAAAAGAGAAAAAAGAGGGTTGGGCGGGGACAGGGTTCTGGGCATGGGCAGACTGCCTGCAAAGGATCTAAGGGGCAGAGGTCCCGCTCAGGAAGGAGTACTCCCCCTGGCTTTGAAGGGGGGCAAATGCCCCTTAAGCGTCGTCTTCCCAAGAGGGGGTTTACTAATATATTTAAAAAGAGATATGTCTTGATAAATGTAAGAGACTTAAATATATTTGAAGAAGGGGCTGTGGTAGATGATAAGGCATTGATCGAATATGGACTGATAAAAGGTTCTTATGATGGCATAAAGGTATTAGGAAATGGAGAAATTAGTTATCCTCTTACAGTTAAAGTTCACAGGTATAGTAAACCGGCCAAAGATAAGATTGAGGCTGTTGGCGGGAAGATAGAGGTGGTTTAA
- the rplF gene encoding 50S ribosomal protein L6, translated as MSRIGKLPIPVPKGVEVIFEDATLRVKGTKGELTQEIDGRIGLTFDSEKIVVNRKDDDKKTRALQGLTRSLIANMVEGVTKGFAKTLNIVGVGYRAELKGDILGLNLGYSHPIEFVLPKGVNAQVDKQVKITVEGIDKQLVGEIAAKIRSFRMPEPYKGKGILYSDERIRRKIGKSGIK; from the coding sequence ATGTCACGAATTGGTAAACTGCCAATTCCAGTTCCAAAAGGCGTGGAGGTAATCTTTGAGGATGCTACTTTAAGAGTAAAGGGCACAAAAGGAGAACTGACTCAAGAGATAGACGGGAGAATTGGTCTGACATTTGATAGTGAGAAAATAGTAGTTAATAGAAAAGATGATGATAAGAAGACCAGGGCACTCCAGGGATTAACCAGAAGTTTAATTGCCAATATGGTGGAGGGAGTGACAAAGGGTTTTGCAAAAACCCTTAATATTGTTGGAGTAGGCTATCGTGCTGAGTTAAAAGGAGATATACTGGGTTTGAATTTAGGATACTCACATCCAATAGAGTTTGTGCTTCCCAAAGGTGTCAATGCTCAGGTGGATAAGCAAGTTAAGATTACAGTTGAGGGGATTGATAAGCAATTGGTTGGAGAGATTGCCGCAAAGATTAGGTCATTTAGAATGCCGGAACCATATAAAGGCAAGGGTATTCTGTACTCCGATGAGAGGATTCGTCGAAAGATCGGGAAATCTGGAATTAAATAA
- a CDS encoding adenylate kinase yields the protein MNLILLGPPGSGKGTQAKMLIDKYNIPQISTGDILREAVKEGSPLGKQARSFMDKGALVPDEVVIGIIEERLKKPDCKGGFILDGFPRTVAQAEALGAILEKMGLKIEHLINIEIDDKELLKRLTGRRTCKKCGQGYHIIFDPPINKDVCNKCKGELYQRDDDKEDTIKSRLKVYHEQTAPVVEFYQKKNIAKAINGIGKIDEIFKRITDIIERE from the coding sequence ATGAATCTGATACTGTTAGGTCCACCTGGTTCCGGAAAGGGCACTCAAGCAAAGATGTTAATTGACAAGTACAATATTCCTCAAATTTCAACCGGGGACATACTCAGGGAAGCGGTTAAGGAGGGTTCTCCCTTGGGGAAGCAGGCAAGGAGTTTCATGGATAAAGGTGCCCTGGTTCCAGATGAGGTTGTTATAGGGATAATTGAAGAAAGGTTAAAAAAACCTGACTGTAAAGGGGGGTTTATTTTGGACGGTTTTCCCCGAACAGTAGCTCAGGCTGAGGCTTTAGGCGCTATTTTAGAGAAGATGGGTTTAAAGATCGAACACTTAATCAATATTGAGATAGACGATAAAGAGCTGTTAAAGAGACTCACGGGCAGGAGAACCTGTAAAAAATGTGGGCAAGGATATCATATAATCTTTGATCCGCCTATAAATAAAGATGTCTGCAATAAGTGTAAAGGGGAACTCTACCAGAGAGATGACGATAAAGAGGATACTATAAAGAGCAGGCTAAAGGTTTATCACGAACAAACTGCCCCTGTAGTTGAATTTTATCAGAAAAAGAATATAGCTAAGGCTATTAATGGTATTGGTAAAATAGACGAAATTTTTAAAAGGATTACAGATATTATTGAACGTGAATAA
- the rpsQ gene encoding 30S ribosomal protein S17: MGERGRRKTQVGVVVSNKMDKTVVVQVDKVLKHPIYKKYISRRNKYKAHNERNDCNVGDRVLIIESRPLSKEKMWRVYKILEKAV, translated from the coding sequence GTGGGAGAGAGGGGGCGTAGAAAGACCCAGGTTGGAGTAGTTGTAAGTAACAAAATGGATAAAACCGTGGTTGTTCAAGTAGACAAGGTTTTGAAACATCCAATATACAAAAAGTATATTAGTAGAAGGAATAAATATAAGGCACATAATGAAAGAAATGATTGTAATGTGGGAGATAGGGTTTTAATAATAGAAAGCAGACCTTTGAGCAAAGAAAAGATGTGGCGAGTTTATAAGATATTAGAAAAAGCGGTTTAA
- the rpsH gene encoding 30S ribosomal protein S8, which translates to MTDPFADMLTRIRNANKAKFKKVDMPSSNLKVSVAKILKDEGYIKNYKVIKDSKQGVLTIYLKYDDENNTVITGLKRISKPGRRVYVKKDKIPRVLTGLGINILSTPKGILTDKKARESNVGGELLCSVW; encoded by the coding sequence ATGACTGATCCTTTTGCAGATATGCTTACCCGTATTAGAAATGCCAACAAGGCAAAATTCAAGAAAGTCGATATGCCTTCCTCTAATTTAAAGGTTAGTGTAGCAAAGATATTAAAGGATGAAGGTTATATTAAAAACTATAAGGTAATAAAAGATAGTAAACAGGGAGTCTTGACTATATATCTCAAATATGATGATGAAAACAACACGGTTATTACCGGGCTAAAAAGGATTAGTAAACCAGGGCGCAGGGTTTATGTTAAAAAAGACAAGATTCCAAGGGTGTTAACTGGCTTGGGCATAAATATTTTGTCAACCCCGAAAGGGATTTTAACAGATAAAAAGGCCAGAGAATCTAACGTTGGTGGAGAGCTACTCTGTTCTGTATGGTAG
- the rplD gene encoding 50S ribosomal protein L4, whose protein sequence is MPVLDVYDIEKRKISEINLNDEIFNVEIKPHLISDVVIMQQTNRRRGTASTKNRAMVQGGGVKPWRQKGTGRARVGSRRSPLWVGGGTVFGPAPKDYSYSLPKKIRREALKSVLTLKLKEDKITILNSFELKEIKTKSLIQTLQNMGVENVLIIDEDNFNLERSVRNIQNVKLLPPEGLNVYDILKYENLILVMPSVEKIEARLSL, encoded by the coding sequence ATGCCGGTTCTAGATGTTTATGATATTGAAAAGAGAAAGATTTCAGAGATAAATCTCAATGACGAAATTTTTAATGTTGAGATAAAGCCACACTTAATTTCTGATGTTGTGATTATGCAGCAGACAAATAGGAGAAGAGGGACTGCCTCAACCAAAAATCGGGCTATGGTTCAAGGGGGTGGTGTCAAACCCTGGCGTCAGAAAGGTACAGGCAGGGCTAGGGTTGGCTCACGAAGGTCTCCTCTTTGGGTAGGAGGTGGTACTGTATTTGGCCCAGCTCCCAAGGATTATTCCTATTCCCTTCCTAAGAAGATTAGAAGGGAGGCATTAAAATCTGTCTTAACTTTGAAGTTAAAGGAAGACAAGATAACTATTTTAAATAGTTTTGAGTTAAAAGAAATTAAAACCAAGTCCCTTATACAGACACTTCAGAACATGGGAGTAGAAAATGTTCTGATAATTGATGAGGATAATTTCAACCTGGAAAGGTCAGTAAGAAATATCCAAAATGTCAAACTCTTGCCCCCCGAGGGTCTAAATGTCTATGATATACTAAAATATGAAAATCTAATCCTGGTTATGCCTTCTGTTGAGAAGATAGAGGCAAGGTTGTCACTATGA
- the rpsS gene encoding 30S ribosomal protein S19 — protein MARSIKKGPFIDESLLKKIKIANETVSKKIIKTWSRRSTIVPELIGYTVAVHNGKKFIPVFITENMVGHKLGEFAPTRTFHSHSGDRKSKIEGRKQKR, from the coding sequence ATGGCACGATCAATAAAGAAAGGGCCATTTATTGATGAAAGTCTATTGAAAAAAATTAAAATAGCCAATGAAACGGTAAGCAAAAAGATAATCAAAACCTGGTCTCGCAGATCAACTATTGTGCCCGAACTGATTGGTTACACCGTTGCTGTTCACAATGGTAAAAAATTTATTCCAGTCTTTATTACTGAGAATATGGTAGGACATAAGCTTGGTGAATTTGCACCTACTAGAACATTCCACAGCCATTCAGGGGACAGGAAGAGTAAAATAGAAGGCAGGAAACAAAAAAGATAA
- the rplX gene encoding 50S ribosomal protein L24, with protein sequence MSQTKFHVKKDDPVEVIAGKEKGRKGKILKVIPEKNRVIVEKVNLIKRHARASQTSKGGIVEKEGSIHISNVMIVCKKCNSPVRTRKKVLDDGEKVRVCVKCEEILGK encoded by the coding sequence ATGTCTCAGACAAAATTCCATGTTAAAAAGGACGATCCAGTAGAGGTAATTGCCGGTAAGGAAAAGGGGAGAAAAGGCAAGATTTTAAAGGTTATACCTGAAAAAAATCGCGTAATAGTTGAAAAGGTTAATCTGATCAAGAGACATGCTCGAGCATCCCAAACCAGTAAGGGTGGGATTGTTGAGAAAGAGGGTAGTATTCATATTTCTAATGTCATGATAGTTTGCAAAAAATGTAATTCTCCAGTTAGGACCAGGAAAAAAGTTCTAGATGACGGGGAAAAAGTACGGGTCTGTGTCAAGTGTGAGGAGATCCTTGGTAAATAA
- the rplP gene encoding 50S ribosomal protein L16 → MLQPKKVKYRKQQRGRRRGISSRGSTIDFGDFALQAEECGWLTARQIEAARIAMTRHVKRGGKIWIRIFPDKPITAKPAETRMGKGKGPPADWVAVIKPGRILYEMEGVEEDTAREAFRLASYKLPIRTRVTSRGRGHEGK, encoded by the coding sequence ATGTTGCAACCCAAAAAGGTTAAATACCGGAAACAACAGAGAGGTAGAAGGAGGGGAATATCGTCCAGAGGTTCTACCATCGATTTTGGTGATTTTGCTCTTCAAGCCGAAGAATGTGGTTGGTTAACAGCGCGCCAAATTGAAGCGGCTCGAATAGCAATGACACGGCATGTAAAGAGAGGTGGAAAGATTTGGATCAGAATATTCCCTGATAAACCAATCACTGCTAAACCTGCTGAAACAAGAATGGGAAAAGGCAAAGGGCCTCCTGCGGATTGGGTAGCTGTAATAAAACCAGGCAGAATACTATATGAAATGGAAGGTGTAGAAGAAGATACTGCCCGTGAAGCTTTTAGGTTAGCCAGTTATAAATTGCCAATACGCACGAGGGTTACTTCGCGGGGGAGGGGCCATGAAGGCAAGTGA
- the rpsE gene encoding 30S ribosomal protein S5, with protein sequence MPTINPNELDLMDKVVSINRVAKVVKGGRRFSFSALVVVGNGNGVVGSGLGKANEVPEAIRKGIGRAKKELIRVPIINDTIPYEVIGRYGAGSVILKPASKGTGIIAGGSVRAVVEATGIANILTKCLGSHNPHNAVKATINALSQLMSPEEMAKKRGKDLSEIV encoded by the coding sequence TTGCCCACTATTAATCCCAATGAGTTGGATTTGATGGATAAGGTTGTTAGCATTAACAGAGTTGCAAAGGTAGTTAAAGGTGGAAGAAGGTTTAGTTTCAGTGCCCTTGTTGTAGTTGGTAATGGAAATGGTGTGGTTGGAAGTGGGTTAGGGAAGGCGAATGAAGTGCCAGAGGCTATTAGAAAAGGGATAGGGCGAGCAAAGAAGGAACTTATTCGAGTCCCAATTATAAATGATACAATCCCTTATGAAGTAATAGGCCGATATGGTGCAGGCAGTGTTATTTTAAAGCCTGCGTCTAAAGGGACAGGCATTATCGCAGGAGGGTCTGTTAGAGCAGTTGTTGAAGCAACAGGGATTGCAAATATTCTGACGAAGTGTTTGGGGTCACATAACCCTCATAATGCTGTTAAAGCCACGATTAATGCCTTAAGCCAGCTTATGAGTCCTGAAGAGATGGCAAAAAAACGTGGTAAAGATTTGAGCGAGATTGTTTGA
- a CDS encoding 50S ribosomal protein L23: MKDLYKIIKSPMITEKGDVQKEKYNQLTFEVSKNANKIEIKKAVERLFKVKVLNVNTSNIRGKPKRVGKNVGRMKDWKKAVVTLKPGDHIDFFEGV, from the coding sequence ATGAAAGATTTATATAAGATTATAAAAAGCCCTATGATTACTGAAAAGGGTGATGTTCAAAAAGAGAAGTACAATCAGCTTACCTTTGAGGTAAGTAAAAATGCCAACAAGATTGAAATAAAGAAGGCTGTGGAGAGGTTATTCAAGGTAAAGGTTTTAAATGTGAATACTTCAAATATTCGAGGTAAACCTAAACGGGTGGGTAAAAATGTTGGCAGGATGAAGGATTGGAAAAAGGCTGTTGTTACTTTGAAACCAGGAGATCATATAGACTTTTTTGAGGGTGTTTAA
- the rpmD gene encoding 50S ribosomal protein L30 — protein sequence MGTKEFKVRLKKSGIGRPWRQKETLTGLGLTKLNKTVTLKDTPESRGMVKKVSHLVEVIEHET from the coding sequence ATGGGCACAAAGGAGTTTAAGGTAAGGCTGAAGAAGAGTGGTATTGGTAGACCTTGGAGACAGAAAGAGACATTAACTGGACTGGGCTTAACTAAGCTTAATAAAACAGTTACTTTAAAGGATACTCCTGAAAGTCGAGGAATGGTTAAGAAAGTATCACATTTGGTTGAGGTTATTGAACATGAGACTTAA
- the rpsC gene encoding 30S ribosomal protein S3: MGQKVHPIGFRLGVTRTWNSKWFAEKDFSNLLQEDVRIRRFIKSKLYHAGVSRIEIERATNKAKINIYTVRPGIVIGRKGIEIEALKNELNKLTSKEIYINIQEVRKPEIDAQLVAENTALQLERRVAFRRAMKRSVTTALRLGAQGIKISCAGRLGGAEMARREWYREGRVPLHTLRADIDYGFAEAHTTYGIIGVKVWIFKGEILSKKREAEKS; encoded by the coding sequence TTGGGACAAAAGGTCCATCCAATAGGATTCAGACTGGGAGTAACCAGAACGTGGAATTCAAAATGGTTTGCTGAAAAAGATTTTTCTAACTTACTTCAGGAAGACGTAAGGATTCGGAGGTTTATTAAAAGCAAACTTTACCATGCTGGTGTCTCAAGGATTGAAATTGAAAGGGCTACAAATAAAGCCAAGATCAATATATATACCGTTCGCCCAGGAATTGTAATTGGTAGAAAAGGTATAGAGATTGAGGCGTTGAAGAATGAACTTAATAAGTTAACTTCAAAAGAGATTTATATAAATATTCAAGAAGTTCGCAAACCAGAGATTGATGCTCAGTTAGTTGCCGAAAATACAGCATTACAGCTGGAAAGAAGAGTTGCTTTTCGAAGGGCTATGAAGAGGAGTGTGACAACGGCATTAAGATTGGGTGCTCAAGGGATAAAAATCTCCTGTGCCGGAAGACTGGGTGGCGCAGAAATGGCAAGGAGGGAGTGGTATCGGGAAGGCAGGGTTCCTTTACATACCTTAAGGGCTGACATTGACTATGGATTTGCGGAGGCTCATACCACTTATGGAATTATTGGTGTAAAGGTCTGGATATTTAAAGGTGAGATCCTTTCAAAAAAGAGAGAGGCAGAGAAATCGTGA
- the rpmC gene encoding 50S ribosomal protein L29, whose amino-acid sequence MKASEIRELSDIELRQKEKHLSEELFNLKFQLATGQLENTMRVPQVKKDLARIKTILKEKVTIQP is encoded by the coding sequence ATGAAGGCAAGTGAAATTCGAGAGTTAAGTGATATAGAGCTTAGGCAAAAGGAGAAGCATCTATCAGAAGAATTGTTTAACTTGAAATTCCAGCTTGCAACAGGGCAGCTTGAAAATACCATGAGGGTCCCTCAGGTAAAAAAGGATTTAGCAAGGATCAAAACCATCCTTAAGGAAAAGGTAACTATTCAGCCATGA
- the rplB gene encoding 50S ribosomal protein L2, which yields MSIKIYKPTSPGRRFQSVLTFEELTSVKPEKSLIRPLNKTGGRNAYGRVTSRHIGGRHKRRYRVIDFKRDKINVPAKVAAIEYDPNRSAYIALLNYADGEKRYIIAPLKIKVGDTVISGENADIKPGNALPLKSIPFGTFIHNVELRPGKGAQLIRGAGTFGQLIAKEGKYVHIRLPSNEVRLVLNTCVATIGQTGNIDHENISIGKAGRKRWLGRRPRVRGVAMNPVDHPLGGGEGKSSGGRHPVTPWGVPTKGYKTRKNKSTDKYILSKRKK from the coding sequence GTGAGCATAAAGATTTATAAACCAACATCACCTGGAAGGAGATTCCAAAGCGTATTAACCTTTGAGGAGTTGACCAGTGTCAAACCTGAGAAGTCTCTTATAAGACCACTCAACAAGACCGGTGGCAGAAATGCTTATGGTAGGGTTACTTCCCGTCATATTGGTGGAAGGCATAAGAGGAGATATCGGGTTATTGATTTTAAAAGGGACAAAATCAATGTGCCGGCCAAAGTAGCCGCCATTGAATATGATCCTAATAGATCAGCTTATATCGCTCTTTTGAACTATGCTGATGGTGAAAAAAGATATATAATTGCTCCTTTAAAAATTAAAGTCGGTGACACTGTGATTTCAGGTGAGAATGCTGATATTAAACCAGGTAACGCTTTGCCTTTAAAAAGTATACCTTTTGGGACATTTATACATAATGTGGAATTAAGACCCGGGAAGGGTGCCCAGTTAATAAGAGGTGCAGGAACTTTTGGTCAGTTGATAGCTAAAGAAGGAAAATATGTTCATATAAGACTGCCGTCCAATGAAGTTCGCCTGGTATTAAATACGTGTGTTGCTACAATTGGTCAGACTGGCAATATAGATCATGAAAATATATCCATAGGGAAAGCTGGAAGAAAACGATGGCTGGGTAGAAGGCCCAGAGTTCGAGGTGTTGCAATGAATCCAGTTGACCATCCTCTGGGTGGAGGTGAGGGTAAATCCTCAGGAGGCAGACACCCAGTAACCCCGTGGGGAGTTCCGACTAAAGGGTACAAAACCAGGAAAAACAAAAGTACGGATAAGTATATACTTTCAAAGAGGAAAAAATAG
- the rplV gene encoding 50S ribosomal protein L22: MEAKASVNYIRVSPRKARLVVDLVRGKRVEDALTILSVTPKASARIVKNLLKSAVANASHGRNIDVDTLFVDTIYVNEGPTLKRFRAKAMGRAGRILKRTSHITVVLKER, encoded by the coding sequence ATGGAAGCGAAAGCATCTGTTAATTATATCAGGGTGTCACCCAGAAAAGCCAGATTAGTGGTTGACCTAGTTCGTGGTAAAAGGGTAGAAGATGCTTTGACCATCCTCTCTGTTACTCCAAAAGCATCGGCTAGGATAGTTAAAAATCTTCTGAAATCTGCTGTTGCAAATGCTTCTCATGGTAGAAACATTGATGTGGATACTCTGTTCGTTGATACTATTTATGTCAACGAAGGGCCTACACTTAAGAGATTTAGGGCTAAGGCTATGGGAAGGGCAGGTAGAATTCTGAAAAGAACCAGTCATATAACCGTAGTCTTAAAAGAAAGATAA
- the secY gene encoding preprotein translocase subunit SecY has product MLVGFQNIPKIPELKKRILMTLLLLTVYRIGVHVPTPGINREALASFFAQAKSTLLGLFDMFSGGALENLSVFALGIMPYISASIILQLLTVVSPHLERLSKEGEAGRRKITQYTRYGTIVLSIIQGFGISVGLERMTGPAGEMIALNPGLSFKIMTVITLTSGTAFIMWLGEQITERGIGNGISLIIFAGIVARMPSAIINTIRLLKTGEMAIFLILVIVAMMIVVVGVIVFVERGQRRLPVQYPKRVMGRKMYGGQSTHLPLRVNTAGVIPPIFASSILMFPLTIANFLPKSWIELYPWLQNITASLGPGKLIYSILYVGFIVFFCYFYTAVTFNPVDVADNMKKYGGYIPGIRPGKKTAEYIDKVLTRITLGGAVYVSAVCVLPTILTSKFNVPFYFGGTALLIVVGVAMDTASQIESHLLTRQYEGFLKKARIKGRR; this is encoded by the coding sequence TTGCTAGTCGGGTTTCAGAATATACCAAAGATTCCTGAGTTAAAAAAGCGTATTCTCATGACGCTCCTCTTATTAACTGTCTACCGAATTGGTGTCCATGTGCCGACCCCTGGAATTAATAGGGAAGCATTAGCTTCGTTCTTTGCTCAGGCTAAAAGTACTCTACTTGGTTTATTTGATATGTTTTCAGGTGGGGCATTGGAGAATCTGTCAGTGTTTGCTCTTGGTATAATGCCTTACATCAGTGCCTCTATTATTCTGCAACTGCTTACCGTAGTTAGCCCCCATTTGGAGAGATTGTCCAAAGAGGGTGAAGCGGGAAGGAGAAAAATAACTCAGTATACCAGATATGGTACGATCGTTTTGAGTATTATTCAAGGCTTTGGTATAAGTGTCGGTCTGGAGAGGATGACAGGCCCCGCAGGAGAGATGATAGCCCTCAACCCTGGTTTATCCTTTAAGATAATGACAGTTATAACTTTGACATCTGGAACGGCATTTATCATGTGGCTTGGCGAGCAGATTACTGAGCGGGGGATTGGAAACGGTATTTCTCTTATAATATTTGCTGGTATTGTTGCTCGAATGCCATCTGCAATCATTAATACGATACGCCTTTTAAAAACAGGAGAAATGGCAATATTTTTAATTTTGGTAATTGTGGCTATGATGATCGTTGTAGTTGGGGTTATAGTTTTTGTGGAGCGTGGACAGAGGCGACTTCCTGTCCAGTATCCGAAGAGGGTGATGGGCAGAAAGATGTACGGTGGGCAGAGTACTCATCTGCCTCTTAGAGTAAACACAGCAGGGGTTATTCCCCCGATATTCGCTTCTTCAATATTGATGTTTCCTTTAACCATTGCCAATTTTTTACCTAAATCCTGGATAGAACTCTATCCATGGCTTCAGAATATAACTGCCAGTTTAGGCCCTGGTAAACTTATTTACAGTATTCTATATGTAGGTTTTATTGTATTCTTTTGTTACTTTTATACGGCAGTTACCTTTAACCCCGTTGATGTCGCCGATAATATGAAGAAATATGGCGGCTATATACCAGGGATAAGGCCTGGTAAAAAAACTGCCGAATATATAGATAAAGTTCTTACAAGAATCACTTTGGGGGGAGCTGTTTATGTTTCAGCTGTATGCGTGTTGCCTACAATCCTTACCAGTAAATTCAACGTGCCTTTTTACTTTGGAGGTACGGCATTACTGATTGTGGTTGGAGTTGCCATGGATACAGCTTCACAGATTGAATCCCACTTACTTACAAGACAGTATGAAGGTTTTTTGAAAAAAGCGAGGATAAAAGGACGTCGTTAA